Proteins encoded by one window of Porphyrobacter sp. YT40:
- a CDS encoding dihydrofolate reductase → MTPEIVLIYARAANGAIGNEGDLPWRLPADLKRFKALTMGKPMIMGRKTIESLPGLLPGRRHIVLSRRDNFAAEGVAMAGSVKEALALAAEGNDSGEVAVIGGAAIYDVFMPLAHRIELTQIHAEYEGDTFMAEPGTGWELIAREDHAADGAHPAFSFLTYRKASA, encoded by the coding sequence ATGACCCCCGAAATCGTCCTGATCTACGCCCGCGCCGCCAATGGTGCGATCGGCAACGAGGGCGATCTGCCCTGGCGCCTGCCGGCCGACCTCAAGCGCTTCAAGGCGCTGACGATGGGCAAGCCGATGATCATGGGCCGCAAGACCATCGAGAGCCTGCCGGGCTTGCTCCCCGGTCGCCGCCACATCGTCCTCTCGCGCCGCGACAATTTCGCGGCCGAGGGCGTGGCAATGGCCGGATCGGTCAAGGAGGCGCTGGCGCTGGCGGCCGAGGGCAATGACAGCGGCGAGGTCGCAGTGATCGGCGGGGCGGCGATCTATGACGTGTTCATGCCGCTCGCCCACCGCATCGAACTCACCCAGATTCATGCGGAATACGAAGGGGACACCTTCATGGCCGAACCCGGCACCGGCTGGGAGCTGATCGCGCGCGAGGATCACGCGGCGGACGGCGCGCATCCGGCCTTCTCCTTCCTGACCTATCGCAAGGCCTCCGCCTGA
- the purE gene encoding 5-(carboxyamino)imidazole ribonucleotide mutase — MEATGGKVAIVMGSQSDWPTMKCAAEVLDELEVPYEARITSAHRTPDRMVAFAKGAEGEGFSVIIAGAGGAAHLPGMIASMTHLPVLGVPVQSKALSGMDSLLSIVQMPGGIPVGTLAIGEAGAKNAGLLAAAILALGDEALSERLQDWRAAKSAAVAEVPED; from the coding sequence ATGGAAGCCACCGGGGGGAAGGTCGCGATCGTGATGGGCAGCCAGTCCGACTGGCCAACCATGAAATGCGCCGCCGAGGTGCTGGACGAGCTGGAAGTGCCCTACGAGGCGCGCATCACCTCGGCCCACCGCACGCCCGACCGGATGGTCGCCTTCGCCAAGGGGGCCGAGGGCGAGGGCTTCTCCGTCATCATTGCAGGCGCGGGCGGCGCGGCGCATCTGCCGGGCATGATCGCCAGCATGACGCATCTGCCGGTGCTGGGCGTGCCGGTGCAGTCCAAGGCGCTCTCGGGCATGGATAGCCTGCTCTCGATCGTGCAGATGCCGGGCGGCATTCCCGTCGGCACGCTGGCGATCGGCGAGGCCGGGGCGAAGAATGCGGGACTGCTCGCCGCCGCGATCCTCGCGCTGGGTGACGAAGCCCTGTCCGAACGCTTGCAGGACTGGCGCGCCGCCAAGAGCGCGGCCGTGGCCGAGGTGCCGGAGGATTGA
- a CDS encoding 5-(carboxyamino)imidazole ribonucleotide synthase, which translates to MLPPGSTIGILGGGQLGRMMAVAALQLGYRVVGYAPAGDNVAAEACSDFLTADWDDAAALARFAQACDVVTWEFENVPVSTVAAIPAALVPCPPRALEVAQDRLNEKAFAADLGGTPAPYAKVESAADLAAAIAAIGTPGILKTARDGYDGKGQWRVRSAMEAGAVAYPGVTCIYEGFVTYETEFSVILVRGQDGTVKFWDSTANLHEGGMLTRSVLPAGALVAAQVDEARQLAAKVAEALGYVGVLTLEFFATRDGPLFNEMAPRVHNSGHWTIEGAATSQFENHIRAIAGLPLGGTKTRFEAIEMRNIVGEEALEAHKILAEPGEPHLHLYGKAEARKGRKMGHVTRVGHAVK; encoded by the coding sequence ATGCTGCCACCGGGCTCAACCATCGGCATTCTGGGCGGCGGGCAGCTGGGCCGGATGATGGCCGTCGCCGCGCTGCAACTGGGCTACCGCGTGGTTGGCTACGCACCGGCGGGCGACAATGTCGCGGCCGAGGCGTGCAGCGATTTTCTGACCGCCGATTGGGACGATGCGGCGGCGCTCGCGCGTTTTGCCCAGGCCTGCGACGTGGTGACCTGGGAGTTCGAGAACGTCCCCGTCAGCACGGTCGCGGCCATCCCCGCCGCGCTGGTCCCCTGCCCCCCGCGCGCGCTGGAAGTGGCGCAGGATCGTCTCAACGAAAAGGCCTTCGCCGCAGATCTTGGCGGCACCCCGGCCCCCTACGCCAAGGTCGAGAGCGCCGCGGATCTCGCCGCCGCGATTGCCGCGATCGGCACCCCCGGCATCCTCAAGACCGCGCGCGATGGTTATGACGGCAAGGGCCAGTGGCGCGTGCGCTCGGCGATGGAGGCGGGCGCGGTGGCCTATCCCGGCGTCACCTGCATCTACGAAGGCTTCGTCACCTACGAGACCGAGTTCTCGGTGATCCTCGTGCGCGGGCAGGACGGGACGGTGAAATTCTGGGATTCGACCGCCAATCTGCACGAGGGCGGGATGCTCACCCGCTCGGTGCTGCCCGCCGGCGCGCTGGTCGCGGCGCAGGTGGACGAGGCGCGGCAATTGGCCGCCAAGGTCGCCGAGGCGCTGGGCTATGTCGGGGTGCTGACGCTGGAGTTCTTCGCCACAAGGGACGGCCCGCTGTTCAACGAAATGGCCCCGCGTGTCCACAACTCCGGCCACTGGACGATCGAGGGCGCGGCCACCAGCCAGTTCGAAAACCACATCCGCGCCATCGCGGGCCTGCCGCTGGGCGGCACCAAGACCCGCTTCGAGGCGATCGAGATGCGCAACATCGTCGGCGAGGAAGCACTGGAGGCGCACAAGATCCTCGCCGAACCGGGCGAGCCGCACCTGCACCTCTACGGCAAGGCCGAAGCGCGCAAGGGGCGCAAGATGGGCCACGTCACCCGCGTGGGGCACGCCGTAAAATGA
- the ileS gene encoding isoleucine--tRNA ligase → MSEDTPARDYRDTVFLPKTDFPMKAGLPQKEPGIAARWEQIGLYDALRKARRGREKFILHDGPPYANGDMHIGHALNHILKDMVCRTQNLLGRDAPYVPGWDCHGLPIEWKVEEQYRKEKKAKPVLTGAGRDEAAVMAFRNECRAYAQKWVDTQRAQLKRLGIMGDWDHPYLTMQKESEAVIVAELLKLAEAGNLYRGSKPVMWSPVEQTALAEAEVEYEDITSTQIDVAFEIVESPIPELVGAHAVIWTTTPWTIPVNQALAYGPEVEYRLIEIESLVHVAWRSVDEPHPPYPEALRAELAGRKYLIASALVEEFKGRFEAELARNGNSGVGLVLRDRWNGKGADLAGTLARHPMHELGGFYATPRPLLPGDFVTTDSGTGLVHMAPDHGEDDFELCKSNGINPVFAVMDDGRYRDDWGWLGAADVDSEGNGRRMSVINPKFNAPDGPICSDLREAGALLAASADYAHSYPHSWRSKAKVIFRCTPQWFVPMDKPLDVVPAEAGTAIDEGAASQTIPAFAGMTLRERAVSEIARVQFIPEKGRNRIGAMVEGRPDWVLSRQRAWGVPITLFVRPDGSYLQDAEVNARIVAAVNAKGMDAWNSANKAAFLGPDHDPADYAMVTDILDVWFDSGCTHAFVLESGRWPDLQWPANLYLEGSDQHRGWFQSSLLESCVTRGRAPYDQVLTHGFTMDAKGKKMSKSLGNTVDPLKVMETYGADIIRLWALSVDFTEDHRIGDEILKGVGDQYRKLRNTFRYLLGALDGFVGDMSDAGELPELEVYILSLLSELDGKLKAAALAYDFNLYTRLLVDFCNEDLSAFFFDIRKDALYCDGPDSTTRNAYRTVLDLLFHALVRYAAPVLVFTAEEVWLSRYPEDGEEDDDGQRGSVHLLEWPSVPKIENDELVRKWSHIRELRDEINEAIEPLRRDKTIRSSLEAEVIVRTKDALLVDRANSVDMAEIAIAASVQVNGFTDDAVPEVTQVTVTKTNHHKCGRCWRLLPDVAEDGALCGRCEEVVGA, encoded by the coding sequence ATGAGCGAAGATACTCCAGCACGCGATTACCGGGACACCGTCTTCCTGCCGAAGACCGATTTCCCCATGAAGGCCGGCCTCCCCCAGAAGGAGCCGGGCATTGCCGCGCGCTGGGAGCAGATCGGGCTCTATGACGCGCTGCGCAAGGCCCGCCGGGGGCGCGAGAAGTTCATCCTTCACGATGGCCCGCCCTATGCCAATGGCGACATGCATATCGGCCATGCGCTGAACCACATCCTCAAGGACATGGTCTGCCGCACCCAGAACCTGCTGGGCCGCGATGCGCCTTACGTGCCGGGCTGGGACTGCCACGGCCTGCCCATCGAGTGGAAGGTCGAGGAGCAGTACCGCAAGGAGAAGAAGGCCAAGCCCGTCCTCACCGGCGCGGGGCGCGACGAGGCGGCGGTCATGGCCTTCCGCAACGAGTGCCGTGCCTATGCCCAGAAGTGGGTCGATACGCAGCGCGCCCAGCTCAAGCGCCTCGGCATCATGGGCGATTGGGACCACCCCTACCTCACCATGCAGAAGGAGAGCGAGGCGGTGATCGTCGCCGAGCTGCTGAAGCTGGCCGAGGCGGGGAACCTCTATCGCGGCTCGAAGCCGGTGATGTGGTCGCCGGTCGAACAGACCGCGCTGGCCGAGGCAGAGGTCGAATACGAGGACATCACCTCGACCCAGATCGACGTGGCATTCGAGATTGTTGAATCGCCGATCCCCGAACTGGTCGGCGCGCATGCGGTGATTTGGACGACCACGCCGTGGACGATCCCCGTGAACCAGGCTTTGGCCTATGGGCCGGAGGTTGAGTATCGGCTGATTGAGATTGAGTCCTTGGTTCACGTCGCGTGGCGATCCGTGGATGAGCCCCATCCTCCTTATCCTGAGGCGCTGAGGGCTGAACTTGCTGGCCGGAAGTATCTGATCGCGAGCGCTCTAGTTGAGGAATTCAAGGGCCGGTTTGAAGCTGAGCTCGCGCGCAATGGTAACAGTGGCGTTGGCCTCGTTCTTCGTGACCGTTGGAATGGCAAAGGCGCAGACCTCGCCGGCACTCTCGCCCGCCACCCGATGCACGAACTCGGCGGGTTCTACGCGACCCCGCGCCCGCTGCTCCCCGGCGACTTTGTCACCACCGACAGCGGCACCGGCCTCGTCCACATGGCGCCCGATCATGGCGAGGACGACTTCGAGCTATGCAAGTCGAACGGGATCAACCCCGTCTTCGCGGTGATGGATGATGGGCGTTATCGCGACGACTGGGGCTGGCTCGGCGCGGCGGACGTTGATTCTGAAGGGAATGGGCGCCGCATGAGCGTCATCAACCCCAAGTTCAACGCGCCTGACGGCCCGATCTGCTCGGACCTGCGCGAAGCGGGCGCGCTGCTCGCGGCGAGCGCGGACTACGCGCACTCCTACCCGCATTCGTGGCGCTCCAAGGCCAAGGTGATCTTCCGCTGCACCCCGCAGTGGTTCGTGCCGATGGACAAGCCACTTGACGTCGTCCCAGCGGAAGCTGGGACCGCTATCGACGAAGGCGCTGCCTCGCAAACGATCCCAGCTTTTGCTGGGATGACGCTGAGGGAGAGAGCGGTAAGCGAAATCGCCCGCGTCCAGTTCATCCCCGAAAAGGGCCGCAACCGCATCGGCGCGATGGTCGAGGGGCGGCCCGACTGGGTGCTGTCCCGCCAGCGCGCGTGGGGCGTGCCGATCACGCTGTTCGTGCGGCCTGACGGTTCGTACCTGCAAGACGCGGAAGTCAACGCCCGCATCGTCGCCGCCGTCAACGCGAAAGGCATGGACGCGTGGAACAGCGCCAACAAGGCCGCCTTCCTCGGCCCCGACCACGACCCTGCCGACTACGCAATGGTCACCGACATTCTCGACGTGTGGTTCGATAGCGGCTGCACCCATGCCTTCGTGCTCGAAAGCGGGCGCTGGCCGGACCTGCAATGGCCCGCCAATCTCTATCTCGAAGGCTCGGACCAGCACCGCGGCTGGTTCCAGTCCTCGCTGCTGGAAAGCTGCGTCACCCGTGGCCGCGCGCCTTACGATCAGGTTCTCACCCACGGCTTCACGATGGACGCCAAGGGCAAGAAGATGTCCAAGAGCCTCGGCAACACGGTCGATCCGCTCAAGGTGATGGAGACATACGGCGCGGACATCATCCGGCTGTGGGCGCTTTCGGTCGACTTCACCGAGGATCACCGCATCGGCGACGAGATCCTCAAGGGCGTCGGCGACCAGTATCGCAAGCTGCGCAACACCTTCCGCTACCTCCTCGGCGCGCTCGACGGGTTTGTGGGCGATATGTCCGATGCGGGGGAATTGCCGGAGCTGGAGGTCTATATCCTCTCGCTGCTGTCCGAACTCGACGGGAAGCTGAAAGCGGCGGCGCTGGCCTACGATTTCAACCTCTACACCCGGTTGCTGGTCGATTTCTGCAACGAGGACCTCAGCGCCTTCTTCTTCGATATCCGCAAGGATGCGCTCTATTGCGACGGCCCGGATTCGACCACGCGCAACGCCTATCGCACCGTGCTCGACCTGCTGTTCCACGCGCTGGTGCGCTACGCCGCGCCGGTGCTGGTGTTCACCGCCGAGGAAGTGTGGCTCTCCCGCTATCCCGAGGATGGCGAGGAGGATGACGACGGCCAGCGCGGATCGGTCCACCTGCTCGAATGGCCGAGTGTGCCGAAAATTGAGAATGACGAGCTAGTTCGAAAGTGGTCACATATTCGCGAGCTTCGAGACGAGATCAACGAGGCGATCGAGCCGCTGCGGCGCGACAAAACGATCCGCTCCAGCCTGGAGGCGGAGGTGATCGTTAGGACAAAAGACGCTCTGCTTGTTGACCGTGCCAACTCCGTGGACATGGCCGAAATCGCCATTGCAGCTAGCGTTCAGGTTAACGGCTTTACTGACGACGCCGTGCCCGAAGTAACTCAAGTGACCGTCACCAAGACCAACCACCACAAGTGCGGCCGCTGCTGGCGGCTGCTGCCCGACGTCGCCGAAGACGGCGCGCTGTGCGGGCGTTGCGAAGAAGTGGTCGGCGCATGA
- the gpmA gene encoding 2,3-diphosphoglycerate-dependent phosphoglycerate mutase, producing MSKLILVRHGQSQWNLENRFTGWWDVDLTEQGVAEARAAGALMKAKGVLPTVGFTSLQTRAIKTLNLALEEAGRLWIPVTKDWRLNERHYGGLTGLDKQETREKHGDEQVLIWRRSFDVPPPEMAAGSEFDLAADPRYAGIAVPSTESLKLTIERVLPYWESDILPVLARGETVIISAHGNSLRALVKHLSNISDEDITDLEIPTGQPIIYDFDGATVAGERYYLKDA from the coding sequence ATGTCCAAGCTCATCCTCGTCCGCCACGGCCAGAGCCAGTGGAACCTCGAAAACCGCTTCACCGGCTGGTGGGATGTCGACCTGACCGAACAGGGCGTGGCCGAAGCGCGCGCCGCAGGCGCGCTGATGAAGGCTAAGGGCGTGCTGCCCACCGTCGGCTTCACCTCGCTCCAGACCCGCGCGATCAAGACGCTCAACCTCGCGCTGGAAGAGGCCGGGCGGCTGTGGATCCCGGTGACCAAGGACTGGCGGCTCAACGAACGGCACTATGGCGGGCTGACGGGCCTCGACAAGCAGGAAACGCGCGAGAAGCACGGGGACGAGCAGGTGCTGATCTGGCGCCGCAGCTTCGACGTGCCGCCGCCGGAAATGGCAGCGGGCAGCGAATTCGATCTCGCCGCCGACCCGCGCTATGCCGGGATTGCGGTGCCCAGCACCGAAAGCCTCAAGCTGACGATCGAGCGCGTGCTGCCCTATTGGGAAAGCGACATCCTCCCCGTGCTGGCGCGCGGCGAGACGGTGATCATCTCGGCCCACGGCAATTCGCTGCGCGCGCTGGTGAAGCATCTGTCGAACATCTCCGACGAGGATATCACCGATCTCGAAATCCCCACCGGCCAGCCGATCATCTACGATTTCGACGGCGCGACGGTGGCGGGTGAGCGCTATTATCTGAAGGACGCATGA
- a CDS encoding bifunctional riboflavin kinase/FAD synthetase: MRWLDHRDPVPEALRGAVIALGNFDGFHRGHQAVAGEAIAWAKAEGRPSIIATFDPHPVRFFRPDVPPFRLTTLEQRQELYLAAGATAMLVFHFDADLAGTSAEDFIRTILIERFGAHGVVTGGDFTFGKGAKGNVELLRTLGGDLGLQSRVVEAVAESGEVVSSSRIRQALRDGDPQEAARLLTRPFAIRGIVEHGDKRGRTIGYPTANLGVENYLRPKYGIYAVTGRILATGQVLQGAANIGIRPQFEPPKELLEPYFFDFSGDLYGQEIEVAFHHFLRGEAKFDSLEALIEQMDKDCAEARRLLSAQ, encoded by the coding sequence ATGCGCTGGCTCGATCACCGCGACCCTGTGCCCGAGGCTCTGCGCGGCGCGGTCATCGCGCTCGGCAATTTCGACGGGTTCCACCGCGGCCATCAGGCCGTTGCGGGCGAGGCGATTGCGTGGGCCAAGGCCGAGGGCCGCCCCTCGATCATCGCCACCTTCGATCCCCACCCGGTGCGCTTCTTCCGCCCCGATGTGCCGCCCTTCCGCCTCACGACGCTGGAGCAGCGGCAGGAATTGTATCTCGCGGCGGGCGCGACCGCGATGCTGGTTTTCCACTTCGATGCGGACCTCGCCGGGACGAGCGCGGAGGACTTCATCCGCACCATTCTGATCGAGCGCTTCGGCGCGCATGGCGTGGTCACGGGCGGCGATTTCACCTTCGGCAAGGGCGCGAAGGGCAATGTCGAGCTGCTGCGCACCCTCGGCGGCGATCTGGGCCTGCAATCGCGGGTTGTCGAGGCGGTGGCCGAAAGCGGCGAAGTGGTCTCCTCCAGCCGCATTCGGCAGGCGCTGCGCGATGGCGACCCGCAGGAGGCCGCGCGGCTGCTGACCCGGCCCTTCGCGATCCGGGGCATCGTCGAGCACGGCGACAAGCGCGGGCGGACGATCGGCTATCCGACGGCGAACCTTGGCGTCGAGAATTACCTGCGCCCGAAATACGGCATCTACGCCGTCACGGGCCGCATCCTCGCCACGGGGCAGGTGCTGCAAGGCGCGGCCAATATCGGCATCCGTCCGCAGTTCGAGCCGCCCAAGGAGCTGCTTGAGCCCTATTTCTTCGACTTCTCCGGCGACCTCTACGGGCAGGAGATCGAAGTCGCCTTCCACCATTTCCTGCGCGGTGAGGCTAAGTTCGATTCGCTCGAGGCGCTGATCGAACAGATGGACAAGGATTGCGCCGAGGCGCGGCGGCTCTTGTCCGCGCAATGA